In Niveispirillum cyanobacteriorum, the following proteins share a genomic window:
- a CDS encoding M48 family metallopeptidase: MTLIDATYEDRRTGRTLPVQLDFQHPFLIIHREGGTELDRWNWRDVAPVPGPFSDDRLRLGLSADAHAVLAVADGDRLLTLAHGAGMVQPAHREHRTRREIPLYVWIGGAVLSLVIMLRVVLPALASTLAPHVPDWLQARIGDQVQILATAFLTREGGNRHCAAAGGREALLKLAGRLPDSQGLRLHIIDSDLPNAFALPGGHVSVTTALMDRAEGPDAVLGVLGHEMGHLHHGHSMERVMRYGLSSALISMVVGDVGGGVLAVGVSQMVESEFSRDQERQADQFALDALRHARVSPAGLSKLFAAIRDEHPEADGILAEWMGSHPTLTERIAALDRAAASTRTQGETLSGEEWAALRAICKQLDPTLPASAAKPD; the protein is encoded by the coding sequence GTGACCTTGATCGACGCCACATATGAAGATCGGCGCACGGGCCGCACCCTGCCGGTCCAGCTCGATTTTCAGCACCCATTCCTGATCATCCATCGGGAAGGGGGCACTGAACTGGATCGCTGGAACTGGCGCGATGTGGCGCCGGTGCCCGGGCCCTTCTCCGATGACCGGCTGCGCCTGGGCCTGTCCGCTGATGCGCATGCCGTGCTGGCCGTGGCGGATGGCGACCGGCTGCTGACCCTGGCCCATGGGGCAGGCATGGTGCAGCCGGCCCATCGGGAACACCGGACGCGGCGGGAGATACCGCTTTACGTCTGGATCGGCGGGGCCGTTCTGTCGCTGGTCATCATGCTGCGCGTCGTGCTGCCGGCCCTGGCCAGCACCCTTGCCCCGCATGTGCCGGACTGGCTGCAGGCCCGGATCGGGGATCAGGTGCAGATCCTGGCCACCGCCTTTCTGACGCGGGAGGGCGGGAACCGCCACTGCGCAGCCGCCGGCGGACGGGAGGCTCTGTTGAAGCTGGCCGGGCGGCTGCCCGACAGTCAGGGCCTGCGCCTGCACATCATCGACAGTGACCTGCCCAATGCCTTTGCCCTGCCCGGCGGTCATGTCAGCGTCACAACAGCCCTGATGGATAGGGCGGAAGGGCCCGATGCCGTCCTGGGCGTTCTGGGGCACGAAATGGGGCACCTGCATCACGGCCATTCCATGGAACGGGTGATGCGCTACGGCCTCAGTTCCGCCCTGATCTCCATGGTGGTGGGAGATGTAGGCGGCGGTGTGCTGGCCGTGGGGGTCAGTCAGATGGTCGAATCGGAATTCAGCCGAGATCAGGAACGCCAAGCCGACCAATTTGCGCTGGATGCGCTGCGCCACGCCCGCGTGTCGCCCGCCGGCCTGTCCAAACTGTTCGCCGCGATCCGGGACGAGCATCCGGAGGCCGATGGCATACTGGCCGAATGGATGGGTAGCCACCCCACCCTGACGGAACGGATCGCCGCGCTGGACCGCGCCGCCGCCAGCACCCGTACACAGGGCGAGACACTGAGCGGCGAGGAATGGGCAGCCCTGCGGGCCATCTGCAAACAACTCGACCCGACTCTCCCCGCATCCGCCGCGAAGCCGGACTAA
- a CDS encoding NAD(P)/FAD-dependent oxidoreductase, which yields MDEGQPVAIVGAGIAGLTAARLLSPHLPTILFEAAAVAGGRLATCRVGDHAFDHGAQFFKPRHPRFMSAVRQLEQQGLVAPWPARFVEVRGGAIATRRQWTAASGHYVGVAGMDAIVAGWSAGLDLRLGCPATGLRRTTEGTWLTLNDGSDQGPFGLVILALPAPAARHLLPADSVLRPYADAAVMRSCYALMVGLDDAIDPGFDAALVKDAPISWVSVTESRPGHHGPPGIVALAANAWADAKQGQPPADIQAALLNALSDLCGHPVRSRFAALHHWPHANSDPVRQDHPLIDTKSRIALCGDWVRQGRVEVAFLSGAQIADAVLAMSGCAGTSNHMAASEATRSI from the coding sequence TTGGATGAAGGACAGCCTGTCGCCATTGTCGGTGCCGGTATCGCGGGTCTGACAGCGGCGCGTCTGTTGTCGCCTCACCTGCCGACAATCCTTTTCGAAGCAGCGGCTGTTGCCGGGGGACGGCTGGCCACATGCCGCGTCGGTGATCACGCCTTTGATCATGGTGCCCAGTTCTTCAAACCCCGTCACCCCCGGTTCATGTCAGCGGTACGACAGTTGGAGCAGCAGGGGCTGGTCGCCCCCTGGCCTGCGCGATTTGTGGAGGTGCGTGGTGGTGCCATCGCCACGCGCCGGCAATGGACCGCAGCTTCAGGTCACTATGTCGGGGTCGCCGGCATGGACGCCATTGTTGCCGGCTGGTCGGCAGGCCTGGATCTGCGCTTGGGATGCCCGGCTACAGGTCTGCGGCGGACCACGGAGGGCACTTGGCTGACCCTGAATGACGGCTCCGATCAAGGACCTTTTGGCTTGGTCATCCTGGCTCTGCCGGCACCCGCCGCCCGGCATCTGCTGCCCGCCGACAGCGTTCTGCGCCCCTATGCCGATGCCGCGGTGATGAGATCCTGTTATGCCCTGATGGTGGGTCTGGACGATGCCATTGATCCCGGATTTGACGCCGCCCTGGTGAAAGATGCACCGATCAGTTGGGTTTCGGTCACGGAGTCACGACCGGGACATCATGGACCGCCCGGCATTGTCGCCTTGGCTGCTAATGCCTGGGCCGACGCTAAGCAGGGCCAACCCCCGGCGGATATCCAAGCGGCACTGTTGAACGCGCTATCCGATCTCTGTGGGCATCCAGTGCGGTCCCGCTTTGCCGCCCTTCACCACTGGCCGCACGCGAACAGCGACCCCGTCCGCCAGGATCATCCGCTGATCGATACCAAGAGCCGCATCGCGCTGTGCGGGGATTGGGTTCGTCAGGGGCGCGTAGAGGTCGCCTTCCTGTCCGGCGCACAAATCGCGGATGCCGTGCTGGCGATGTCCGGGTGCGCAGGAACGAGTAACCATATGGCCGCCAGTGAAGCGACACGAAGCATATAG
- a CDS encoding cyanophycinase, giving the protein MRRLVLCMLAILATALPAWTEQVKGSLLIAGGDFRLDNPGWPRLVDLAGGKGATILVLPTGSGDPVGSGGRIVEHLRGLGANAILLPLAEKGFDRPAADIVTDPVWIDRARHAGGFFLVGGDQSRYTAALLRADGTDTPLLAAIRTAHARGAVIAGSSAGAAIMSATMIKDAPETLDLLATGPIAGRTLGPGLGFIGPDWFVDQHFLARGRFARTLVAMDSAGYTRGLGVDENTAIIIRERKTAEVVGASGVVVIDTRTARRVPGWPFEQTGSVLSLLRDGDQMDLATGDVTPGSARADAPILPTSPGFEPDPELPATLATGDILAPWQFGRLMAQVLESRKGEATGLAFDAATPATRPAFRMLLTRNANSRGWAGDGITVLNLTIDITPVRMADPLFSPLRP; this is encoded by the coding sequence ATGCGCCGCCTTGTCCTTTGTATGCTTGCAATTCTGGCGACCGCCCTGCCTGCCTGGACGGAACAGGTGAAGGGATCGCTGCTGATCGCCGGTGGCGATTTCCGGTTGGATAACCCCGGCTGGCCCCGGCTGGTGGACCTGGCCGGCGGCAAGGGGGCGACGATCCTGGTCCTGCCGACCGGCAGCGGCGATCCCGTGGGCAGCGGTGGGCGCATTGTGGAGCATCTGCGTGGCCTTGGCGCCAATGCCATCCTGCTGCCGCTGGCCGAGAAGGGCTTTGATCGGCCTGCTGCGGACATCGTGACCGATCCCGTTTGGATCGACCGCGCCCGCCATGCCGGCGGCTTCTTCCTGGTGGGCGGGGATCAGTCGCGCTACACCGCCGCTCTGCTGCGCGCCGACGGAACCGACACGCCGCTTTTGGCCGCCATCCGCACGGCCCACGCCAGGGGCGCCGTCATCGCCGGCTCTTCCGCCGGGGCCGCCATCATGTCCGCCACCATGATCAAGGACGCGCCCGAAACGCTTGACCTGCTGGCTACCGGCCCCATCGCGGGCCGTACCCTGGGGCCGGGACTGGGGTTCATCGGCCCCGACTGGTTCGTGGATCAGCATTTTCTGGCGCGCGGTCGCTTCGCCCGCACCCTGGTCGCCATGGACTCCGCCGGCTATACACGCGGTCTGGGCGTGGATGAAAATACCGCCATCATTATCCGCGAACGCAAGACGGCAGAGGTGGTGGGCGCCAGCGGCGTGGTCGTGATCGATACGCGCACCGCCCGCCGGGTACCCGGCTGGCCCTTCGAGCAGACTGGGAGTGTGCTGTCTCTGCTGCGCGATGGCGACCAGATGGATCTTGCCACTGGTGACGTGACGCCAGGTTCCGCGCGCGCCGATGCCCCGATCCTGCCGACCAGTCCCGGTTTCGAACCCGATCCCGAATTGCCTGCGACCCTGGCGACGGGCGATATCCTGGCCCCCTGGCAGTTCGGCCGGCTGATGGCGCAGGTCCTGGAAAGCCGGAAGGGGGAGGCCACAGGTCTGGCATTCGATGCCGCAACCCCCGCCACCCGCCCAGCCTTCCGCATGCTGCTGACCCGCAACGCCAACAGCCGGGGCTGGGCCGGTGATGGCATCACGGTCCTGAATCTCACCATTGACATCACCCCCGTGCGCATGGCCGATCCCCTGTTCAGTCCCCTTCGTCCCTGA
- the gpt gene encoding xanthine phosphoribosyltransferase encodes MTNKIQNPDKNFPVTWEELHRNAKALAWRLADHTKWKGIIAITRGGLVPAAIIARELDIRVVETISVKSYDHQTQGEIRVLKAADAVTDGGKDWLLIDDLVDTGKTAAYVRKLLPNAHFATIYAKPAGRPLVDTFITEVSQDTWIYFPWDLLPVSYLQIER; translated from the coding sequence TTGACCAACAAGATCCAGAACCCCGACAAGAATTTCCCCGTCACCTGGGAAGAGCTGCACCGCAATGCCAAGGCACTGGCCTGGCGTCTGGCCGATCATACCAAGTGGAAGGGTATCATCGCCATCACGCGTGGCGGTCTGGTTCCGGCGGCCATCATCGCCCGCGAGCTGGATATCCGGGTCGTGGAGACCATCTCGGTCAAGAGCTATGACCACCAGACCCAGGGCGAAATCCGCGTGCTGAAGGCTGCAGATGCGGTTACGGATGGCGGCAAGGACTGGCTGCTGATCGATGATCTGGTCGATACCGGCAAGACGGCCGCCTATGTGCGCAAGCTGCTGCCCAACGCGCATTTCGCCACCATCTATGCCAAGCCGGCGGGCCGTCCCCTGGTCGATACCTTCATCACTGAGGTCAGCCAGGATACCTGGATCTATTTCCCGTGGGATCTGCTGCCTGTCAGCTACCTGCAGATCGAACGGTGA